One window from the genome of Lysobacter helvus encodes:
- a CDS encoding UPF0149 family protein, whose amino-acid sequence MSDVELPSWTAVHDAVAGLGLAVTPAELHGALSGWFAGGGADAPDWLAQVMADPDLPQVPRDTPLDTLRAASLSQLSDRGFGFELLLPAADATLGERSGALFDWCRGFLGAFGLASGANPPLSEEGSEALADIARLATATAQDDGDDDDEEALSEIEEFVRVAVLLIHGDCVLAPAHRQQFN is encoded by the coding sequence GTGTCCGATGTCGAGTTGCCGAGCTGGACCGCCGTCCACGACGCCGTCGCAGGCCTCGGCCTGGCGGTCACGCCCGCCGAACTGCACGGCGCATTGAGTGGTTGGTTCGCCGGCGGCGGCGCGGATGCGCCCGACTGGCTCGCGCAGGTGATGGCCGATCCCGACCTCCCGCAGGTCCCGCGCGACACCCCGCTCGACACGCTGCGCGCCGCCAGCCTTTCGCAATTGTCCGATCGCGGCTTCGGCTTCGAACTGCTGCTGCCCGCCGCCGACGCCACGCTCGGCGAACGCAGCGGCGCGCTGTTCGACTGGTGCCGGGGCTTCCTCGGCGCGTTCGGCCTGGCCAGCGGCGCCAACCCGCCGCTGTCGGAAGAAGGCAGCGAAGCGCTGGCCGACATCGCGCGCCTGGCCACCGCCACCGCGCAGGACGACGGCGACGACGACGATGAAGAAGCGTTGTCGGAGATCGAGGAATTCGTGCGCGTCGCGGTGTTGCTGATCCACGGCGACTGCGTCCTCGCGCCGGCCCATCGCCAGCAGTTCAACTGA
- a CDS encoding EAL domain-containing protein: protein MAYTAGTPWDAEPVRPDRHRPNRPAVFSRAAALRTLGTGLLVAVLCAGAGATAFAATRDFYFRSLGSDRGLAQKSVTAMVQDPQGFVWVATQGGLHRYDGQRFQLFRHDPSDPASLPDSYVTALALEGGDAMWVGTYSEFVARLDLHDGHIRRFPIADVGARKRVLSVLPAGDRVWVGTGDSLVTLDPKTGRIQPVLALDASAVAASPWQTLLRDRDGTIWFASAAGLHRIGPRGGMERIETAGEVRALAFDRDGRLWAGTPQGLFRMQDGGRRLVRAWPAAGDASPSDVRAIAEAPDHRLWVSVYGDGLRRFDPATGRAEAVRESTMEGALPESAINTLMLDRSGAMWIGGQFRGPSVVDPLGARFRYLATTPADDRVSVAVGNSIRSIYEDPTGEWWLGTDGGALIRASASGDRFEEMPAFPAAFPPSPAGGILRAMAFVPADAHRVWLGSTRGLATLDTETGDVTPVPLPKYPELAVRTIARDRDGTLWLGTQSVGLLHYDPMTGEVRTFNGATTPNHVHAIRIDRRGRVWAGTSDGLDLVEPATGRIRRFRHSPDAPDSLAGNLVRAVLEASDGTLWIGSHSGLSRVREHGDTIGFDHPLAAAMGKAPVPVVFSIAESPQGLLWLGTDTGLMRFDPARAQVRKFGLGDGLQDLEFNGGAALRLRDGRLLFGGVRGLNLFDPRLVHDSAYLPPIRLLAARTDASAPADADVLWQATRVDVPPSAGMLRLRVGALDNVGAGIRYRYRLDGFDRGWIDNGAQSEVTYTRLPPGDYLFRAQATNRDGVWNPQELRVPVHVAPPPWRHPLAIAAYVLFGVLVLGALASLLVQRRRREREYFAQIRDREERLKLALWASGELFWDYDMAHGELRSMRTHEGDARVPDIAIQTEVEQRHEIHEDDLPRVLDRLKQHVRGETPLFLSEHRVRGPKGAWTWVRARGRVVERSPEGRALRVAGTARDISGSRTAERERRIASEVLRSMNEAVAVLDREFHFVSVNPAFSRISGYGDTEVLGKSASLLDSAQHDPDFYRQMRTELVRNGRWSGEMWQQRKDGEEFLCWIESSAVLDSVGQRSHYVAVLSDITDKKRAEQELRYLANYDTLTSLPNRALLSERLSRAIVRARRQESRIGVLFLDLDRFKDINDSLGHAAGDRILRATAARLQQTVGPQHTVARLGGDEFTVVLENIDTADEAEKIAREIITSFEAPLDIDDHQDVAITPSIGISLYPDNAQVPTDLLKHADTAMYQAKAAGRRIYMRYTESMEVSIRRRATISAALRKVLDRNELRLVFQPKLSLPQARITGVEALLRWTSPEYGEIPPTQFIPLAEESGLILEIGEWALREACHTLKRWRAHGLDRLTMAVNVSALQLLRGDLPSVVSRVLEETDVPAECLELELTESVVMGNAAQTAATLQAIRDLGVQLAIDDFGTGYSSLAYLKRLPITTLKIDKEFIGDLTRDADDEAITSTVITMAHSLGLNVVAEGVEEEAQVLFLRAHRCDEIQGYWLSPPLDAHRCLGLIRTWAPDLNAAVIP, encoded by the coding sequence GTGGCCTACACTGCGGGCACGCCCTGGGATGCGGAGCCCGTGCGCCCCGACCGTCATCGACCCAACCGCCCTGCGGTGTTTTCCCGCGCGGCCGCTTTGCGCACGCTCGGCACGGGCCTGCTCGTCGCGGTGCTGTGCGCGGGTGCGGGTGCGACGGCGTTCGCGGCGACGCGTGATTTCTATTTCCGCTCGCTGGGCAGCGACCGGGGCCTGGCGCAGAAAAGCGTCACGGCGATGGTCCAGGATCCGCAGGGCTTCGTCTGGGTCGCCACGCAAGGCGGCCTGCACCGTTACGACGGCCAGCGCTTCCAGCTCTTCCGCCACGATCCCAGCGATCCGGCCAGCCTCCCCGACAGCTACGTGACCGCCCTCGCCCTCGAGGGCGGCGACGCAATGTGGGTGGGGACGTATTCCGAGTTCGTCGCGCGCCTGGACCTGCACGACGGGCACATCCGCCGCTTCCCCATCGCCGATGTCGGCGCGCGCAAGCGCGTGCTGTCGGTGCTGCCGGCGGGCGACCGGGTGTGGGTGGGCACCGGCGACAGCCTGGTGACGCTGGATCCGAAGACCGGCCGCATCCAGCCGGTCCTCGCGCTCGATGCCTCCGCCGTGGCCGCATCGCCGTGGCAGACCCTCCTCCGCGATCGCGACGGCACGATCTGGTTCGCCAGCGCGGCCGGCCTGCACCGCATCGGGCCGCGCGGCGGCATGGAGCGCATCGAGACGGCCGGCGAAGTGCGCGCGCTGGCCTTCGATCGCGATGGTCGCCTGTGGGCCGGCACGCCGCAGGGCCTGTTCCGCATGCAGGACGGCGGCCGCCGCCTCGTGCGCGCCTGGCCGGCGGCGGGCGATGCCAGCCCGTCCGACGTACGCGCGATCGCCGAAGCGCCCGACCATCGCCTGTGGGTGTCGGTCTACGGCGATGGCCTGCGTCGCTTCGATCCCGCGACGGGCCGCGCCGAAGCCGTGCGCGAATCCACGATGGAAGGCGCGCTGCCCGAGAGCGCGATCAACACGCTGATGCTCGATCGCAGCGGCGCGATGTGGATCGGCGGGCAGTTCCGCGGTCCGTCGGTGGTGGATCCGCTCGGCGCGCGCTTCCGCTACCTCGCCACCACGCCGGCCGACGACCGGGTGTCGGTCGCCGTCGGCAACAGCATCCGTTCGATTTACGAAGACCCGACCGGCGAGTGGTGGCTGGGCACGGACGGCGGCGCGCTGATCCGCGCCAGCGCGTCGGGCGACCGGTTCGAGGAAATGCCGGCGTTCCCCGCGGCGTTCCCCCCGAGCCCGGCCGGCGGCATCCTGCGCGCGATGGCCTTTGTGCCGGCCGATGCGCACCGCGTGTGGCTGGGTTCGACGCGCGGGCTGGCGACGCTGGATACCGAAACCGGCGACGTCACGCCGGTGCCGCTGCCGAAATACCCGGAACTGGCGGTGCGCACGATCGCGCGCGATCGCGACGGCACGCTGTGGCTCGGCACGCAGTCGGTCGGCCTGCTGCACTACGACCCGATGACGGGCGAAGTGCGCACCTTCAACGGCGCCACCACGCCCAACCACGTGCACGCGATCCGCATCGATCGGCGCGGCCGCGTGTGGGCGGGCACGAGCGACGGGCTCGACCTGGTCGAACCGGCGACGGGCCGCATCCGGCGCTTCCGGCATTCCCCGGATGCGCCCGACAGCCTCGCGGGCAACCTGGTGCGGGCGGTGCTCGAAGCGAGCGACGGCACCTTGTGGATCGGCTCGCATTCGGGCCTGAGCCGCGTGCGCGAGCACGGCGACACGATCGGCTTCGACCATCCGCTCGCCGCGGCGATGGGCAAGGCGCCGGTGCCGGTGGTGTTCTCGATCGCCGAATCGCCGCAGGGCCTGTTGTGGCTCGGCACCGACACGGGGCTGATGCGTTTCGATCCGGCGCGCGCGCAGGTGCGCAAGTTCGGGCTGGGCGACGGGCTGCAAGATCTCGAATTCAACGGCGGCGCGGCGCTGCGCCTGCGCGATGGGCGATTGCTGTTCGGCGGCGTGCGCGGCCTGAACCTGTTCGATCCGCGCCTCGTGCACGACAGCGCGTACCTGCCGCCGATCCGCTTGCTCGCGGCGCGCACCGATGCATCCGCGCCGGCCGATGCCGATGTGTTGTGGCAGGCCACGCGCGTCGACGTACCGCCCAGCGCCGGCATGCTGCGCCTGCGCGTCGGGGCGCTCGACAACGTCGGCGCCGGCATCCGCTATCGCTATCGCCTGGACGGCTTCGACCGCGGCTGGATCGACAACGGCGCGCAATCCGAAGTGACGTACACGCGCCTGCCGCCGGGCGATTACCTGTTCCGCGCGCAGGCCACCAATCGCGACGGTGTGTGGAATCCGCAGGAACTGCGCGTGCCGGTGCACGTCGCGCCGCCGCCGTGGCGGCATCCGCTGGCGATCGCGGCCTACGTGCTGTTCGGCGTGCTCGTGCTGGGTGCGCTCGCGTCGTTGCTGGTGCAGCGGCGCCGGCGCGAGCGCGAGTACTTCGCGCAGATCCGCGATCGCGAGGAACGCCTGAAGCTGGCGTTGTGGGCGTCGGGCGAATTGTTCTGGGACTACGACATGGCGCACGGCGAGCTGCGCAGCATGCGCACGCACGAAGGCGATGCGCGCGTGCCGGACATCGCGATCCAGACCGAAGTGGAACAGCGCCACGAGATCCACGAAGACGACCTGCCGCGCGTGCTGGATCGCCTGAAGCAGCACGTGCGCGGCGAGACGCCGCTGTTCCTGTCGGAGCATCGCGTGCGCGGGCCGAAGGGCGCCTGGACGTGGGTGCGTGCGCGCGGCCGCGTGGTGGAGCGTTCGCCGGAAGGGCGCGCGCTGCGCGTGGCCGGCACGGCGCGCGACATTTCCGGCAGCCGCACCGCCGAGCGCGAACGCCGCATCGCGAGCGAAGTGCTGCGCAGCATGAACGAGGCGGTCGCGGTGCTCGATCGCGAGTTCCACTTCGTGTCGGTCAACCCGGCCTTCAGCCGCATCAGCGGTTACGGCGACACCGAAGTGCTCGGCAAGTCGGCGAGCCTGCTGGACAGCGCGCAGCACGATCCGGACTTCTATCGCCAGATGCGGACCGAGCTGGTGCGCAACGGGCGCTGGTCCGGCGAGATGTGGCAGCAGCGCAAGGACGGCGAAGAGTTCCTGTGCTGGATCGAAAGCAGCGCGGTGCTCGACTCGGTGGGCCAGCGCAGCCATTACGTGGCGGTGCTGAGCGACATCACCGACAAGAAGCGCGCCGAGCAGGAACTGCGCTACCTCGCCAACTACGACACGCTGACCAGCCTGCCGAACCGCGCGCTGCTGTCCGAGCGCCTGTCGCGCGCGATCGTGCGCGCGCGCCGCCAGGAAAGCCGCATCGGCGTGCTGTTCCTGGACCTGGACCGGTTCAAGGACATCAACGATTCGCTCGGCCACGCGGCCGGCGACCGCATCCTGCGCGCGACCGCCGCGCGCCTGCAGCAGACGGTGGGGCCGCAGCACACCGTCGCACGCCTGGGCGGCGACGAGTTCACCGTCGTGCTGGAGAACATCGACACCGCGGACGAAGCGGAGAAGATCGCACGCGAGATCATCACTTCGTTCGAAGCGCCGCTCGACATCGACGACCACCAGGACGTCGCGATCACCCCGTCGATCGGCATCAGCCTGTATCCCGACAACGCGCAGGTGCCGACCGACCTGCTGAAGCACGCCGACACGGCGATGTACCAGGCGAAGGCCGCGGGACGTCGCATCTACATGCGTTACACCGAGTCGATGGAAGTGTCGATCCGGCGGCGCGCGACGATTTCCGCCGCGCTGCGCAAGGTGCTCGATCGCAATGAGCTGCGCCTGGTGTTCCAGCCCAAGCTGTCGCTACCGCAGGCGCGCATCACCGGCGTGGAAGCGCTGCTGCGCTGGACGAGCCCGGAATACGGCGAGATCCCGCCGACGCAGTTCATCCCGCTGGCGGAAGAAAGCGGGCTGATCCTGGAGATCGGCGAGTGGGCGCTGCGCGAGGCCTGCCACACCTTGAAGCGCTGGCGTGCGCACGGGCTGGATCGCCTGACGATGGCGGTCAACGTGTCTGCGTTGCAGTTGCTGCGCGGCGACCTGCCCAGCGTGGTCTCGCGCGTGCTGGAAGAAACCGACGTCCCGGCCGAATGCCTGGAACTGGAACTCACCGAGAGCGTGGTCATGGGCAACGCGGCGCAGACCGCGGCCACGCTGCAGGCCATCCGCGACCTGGGCGTGCAGCTGGCGATCGACGACTTCGGCACGGGCTATTCGTCGCTGGCCTACCTCAAGCGCCTGCCCATCACGACGCTGAAGATCGACAAGGAATTCATCGGCGACCTCACGCGCGACGCGGACGACGAGGCGATCACGAGCACGGTCATCACGATGGCGCACTCGCTGGGCCTGAACGTGGTGGCCGAGGGCGTGGAGGAAGAGGCGCAGGTGCTGTTCCTGCGCGCGCACCGCTGCGACGAGATCCAGGGCTACTGGCTTTCGCCCCCGCTGGACGCGCATCGCTGCCTCGGGTTGATCCGGACCTGGGCGCCGGACCTCAACGCCGCCGTCATTCCCTGA
- the pepQ gene encoding Xaa-Pro dipeptidase: MRPDLPALYADHLYMLKRRADEALHRGGFDALVVPSGRLHYQVFDDRDYPFAVNPQFKAWVPLVRVTDSWLVYVPGHRPKVIYHQPFDYWHVVPGTPTGAWTEHMDVVVIRTPEEALQHLPKNAARCAILGEPQSALGEFVPNNPPAVVAYLEYERAFKTAYEVEMMRGASRIGVRAHRAAERAFRAGASEFGIHMAYCQAAGQDANDLPYSNIVALNEHGAVLHYTDRDKLPPRPVRSFLIDAGASNAGYACDITRTYSQDTSDEFQALIDAVDRAQLRMCDQVRKDFDYRQLHLDAHLSLAGILREFGLITVSPEVAVETGVSSAFFPHGIGHGIGLQVHDVAGFAESDAGGTLPKPEGHPYLRLTRTLQPGMVVTIEPGLYFIDMLLEQLRDRGLGPSVDWGRVDAFRPFGGIRIEDDVVCTDDAPFNLTREAFAAG, encoded by the coding sequence ATGCGCCCCGACCTGCCCGCGCTCTACGCCGATCATCTCTACATGCTCAAGCGGCGCGCCGACGAGGCGCTGCACCGCGGCGGCTTCGACGCGCTCGTGGTGCCGAGCGGCCGCCTGCACTACCAGGTGTTCGACGATCGCGACTATCCCTTCGCGGTGAACCCGCAGTTCAAGGCGTGGGTGCCGCTGGTGCGCGTGACGGACAGCTGGCTGGTGTACGTGCCCGGCCATCGGCCGAAGGTGATCTACCACCAGCCGTTCGATTACTGGCACGTCGTGCCGGGCACGCCGACGGGTGCGTGGACGGAGCACATGGACGTCGTGGTGATCCGCACGCCGGAAGAAGCGCTGCAGCACCTGCCGAAGAATGCCGCGCGTTGCGCGATCCTCGGCGAGCCGCAGAGTGCGCTCGGCGAGTTCGTGCCGAACAATCCGCCGGCGGTGGTGGCGTACCTGGAATACGAGCGCGCGTTCAAGACCGCGTACGAAGTCGAGATGATGCGCGGCGCCAGCCGCATCGGCGTGCGCGCGCACCGCGCGGCCGAGCGTGCGTTCCGCGCCGGCGCCAGCGAGTTCGGCATCCACATGGCGTATTGCCAGGCCGCGGGCCAGGATGCCAACGACCTGCCCTACAGCAACATCGTCGCGCTCAACGAACACGGTGCGGTGCTGCACTACACCGATCGCGACAAGTTGCCGCCCAGGCCCGTGCGCAGCTTCCTCATCGACGCCGGCGCGAGCAACGCCGGCTATGCGTGCGACATCACGCGCACGTATTCGCAGGACACGTCGGATGAATTCCAGGCGCTGATCGACGCGGTGGACCGCGCGCAGCTGCGCATGTGCGACCAGGTGCGCAAGGACTTCGACTATCGCCAGCTGCACCTCGATGCGCACCTGTCGCTCGCGGGGATCCTGCGCGAGTTCGGGTTGATCACGGTGTCGCCGGAAGTGGCGGTGGAAACGGGCGTGAGCTCGGCGTTCTTCCCGCACGGCATCGGGCACGGCATCGGCCTGCAGGTGCACGACGTGGCGGGCTTCGCCGAATCCGACGCCGGCGGCACGCTGCCCAAGCCGGAAGGCCATCCCTATCTGCGCCTGACGCGCACGCTGCAACCCGGCATGGTGGTGACGATCGAGCCTGGCCTTTACTTCATCGACATGCTGCTGGAACAGCTGCGCGATCGCGGCCTGGGGCCGAGCGTGGATTGGGGCCGCGTGGATGCGTTCCGTCCGTTCGGCGGCATCCGCATCGAGGACGACGTGGTGTGCACCGACGATGCGCCGTTTAATTTGACGCGCGAGGCGTTTGCGGCGGGTTGA
- a CDS encoding aminopeptidase P N-terminal domain-containing protein yields MPAASKSPRPLALPVSAFARRRKQLMRMAGDDAILVLPAAAERIRSRDTHYPYRQDSDFWYLTGFPEPEAVLVLVPGRAHGEAILFCRERDPDREAWDGPRAGQEGAVEDFAMDDAYPIADLDEILPGLLEGRSRVYYHFGRDAEFDLKLIGWLNRVRAQARMGAQPPHEFLELGHLLDEMRLFKANDEIKLMQRAADISVQAHQAAMRMSKAGVREYELQAELERVFRANDAEPAYGSIVGAGANACVLHYRANNATARAGDLVLIDAGAEYRNYASDITRTFPVDGRFTKEQRALHDLVGDAQRAALAKAMPGVAYDAGHQAAVETLTEGLLRLGLLKGRLEKSIADGAYRRFYRHKTGHWIGLDVHDVGEYRIDGESRLLEPGMVFTIEPGLYVAPDDTSVAAKWRGIGIRTEDDVLVTANGPRVLTDALVRDADAIEDFMG; encoded by the coding sequence ATGCCCGCGGCGTCGAAGTCCCCGCGACCGCTTGCGCTCCCGGTGTCGGCGTTCGCGCGCCGCCGCAAGCAACTGATGCGCATGGCCGGCGACGACGCGATCCTCGTCCTGCCCGCCGCCGCCGAACGCATCCGCAGCCGCGACACGCATTACCCGTACCGGCAGGATTCCGACTTCTGGTACCTCACCGGTTTCCCGGAACCCGAAGCGGTGCTCGTGCTCGTGCCGGGCCGCGCGCATGGCGAAGCGATCCTGTTCTGCCGCGAACGCGATCCCGACCGCGAAGCCTGGGACGGCCCGCGCGCCGGCCAGGAAGGCGCGGTCGAAGACTTCGCGATGGACGATGCGTATCCCATCGCCGACCTCGACGAAATCCTGCCGGGCCTGCTCGAAGGCCGCAGCCGCGTGTACTACCACTTCGGCCGCGACGCGGAGTTCGACCTCAAGCTGATCGGCTGGCTCAACCGCGTGCGGGCGCAGGCGCGCATGGGCGCGCAGCCGCCGCACGAATTCCTCGAACTCGGGCACCTGCTCGACGAGATGCGCCTGTTCAAGGCCAACGACGAAATCAAGCTGATGCAGCGCGCCGCCGACATCAGCGTGCAGGCGCACCAGGCCGCGATGCGGATGTCGAAGGCCGGCGTGCGCGAGTACGAACTGCAGGCCGAACTCGAACGCGTGTTCCGCGCCAACGACGCCGAGCCCGCCTACGGCAGCATCGTCGGCGCCGGCGCCAACGCATGCGTGCTGCATTACCGCGCCAACAACGCGACCGCGCGCGCAGGCGACCTCGTATTGATCGACGCTGGCGCGGAATACCGCAACTACGCCTCCGACATCACGCGCACGTTCCCGGTGGACGGGCGCTTCACGAAGGAACAGCGCGCGCTGCACGATCTCGTCGGCGATGCGCAACGCGCCGCGCTGGCCAAGGCGATGCCGGGCGTGGCGTACGACGCGGGCCACCAGGCGGCGGTGGAAACATTGACCGAAGGCTTGCTGCGCCTGGGGTTATTGAAAGGCCGCCTGGAAAAATCGATTGCCGACGGCGCGTATCGCCGGTTCTATCGCCACAAGACGGGGCACTGGATCGGCCTGGACGTGCACGATGTCGGCGAGTACCGCATCGATGGCGAATCGCGTTTGCTCGAGCCGGGCATGGTCTTCACCATCGAACCCGGCCTGTACGTCGCGCCGGACGACACGAGCGTCGCGGCGAAGTGGCGCGGCATCGGCATCCGCACGGAAGACGACGTGCTGGTGACGGCGAACGGCCCCCGCGTGCTGACCGACGCGTTGGTGCGCGACGCCGACGCCATCGAAGACTTCATGGGATAG
- a CDS encoding PilZ domain-containing protein produces MIDEFRRARRRKVPDTVMVVDTMVDSVVGRLGNLSETGMLLMANAALVEDALYQFRFNLNDAHGRETPLEVGAHLLWQDAAHASGQRWTGFRFITVPEEHMRQLRDWIDGPGGQFE; encoded by the coding sequence GTGATCGATGAATTCCGACGTGCGCGGCGCCGCAAGGTGCCCGATACGGTGATGGTGGTGGACACGATGGTCGACAGCGTGGTCGGCCGTCTCGGCAACCTGTCGGAGACCGGCATGCTGCTGATGGCCAACGCGGCGCTGGTCGAGGACGCGCTGTACCAGTTCCGCTTCAACCTCAACGATGCGCACGGGCGCGAGACGCCGCTGGAAGTGGGCGCGCACCTGCTGTGGCAGGACGCGGCGCACGCCTCGGGCCAGCGCTGGACGGGCTTCCGCTTCATCACGGTCCCGGAAGAGCACATGCGCCAGCTGCGCGACTGGATCGACGGGCCCGGCGGTCAGTTCGAATAA
- a CDS encoding DUF1631 family protein, with translation MPVSFDLPGAHAPPTLASANLPRRVRRVLEHLLSLVSDEMARHLSSMLNEMEQQLFRLADHARNPGMQAAHMETLRTLRLNRADLVPRYLMGLEAALAGIRDPRTASRLGVTGAQGPSFRNLALVDDESMDEDSVLRDVALRHESRASLPLHLLGQRFGVLAGQPAFDAERLPVGPQMLGRILREAAGSLQIGMEARLLLYRTYDRVVMQHFSQIAETMNALLERDGILPSLAYVPIRVRPVLQNPDPSRAKPRDERGRPRGEAPANIGLGMGDGGSGGGHSHGGGQGGSGGASAGGSGSGGGGGGSGGGAVAGGRRSGDAADGGDGGDGHAGGGGGGSAGTRRGGHASQRDGGPRPHTAWLGETDANDEPYDEQAAFALLQQLLSGRRDLIGKLRPAQPERVRQELDTKDLLGALDGMPITAASPTGSPRSLLDIKQTLLAQSRQLHGKGAQFAREDNDAFELLGMLYSQIEREVRRDTPAVGLLGRLQVPLLRVALQDRAFFVRQQHPARQLLNAVAESGANWLSDEEVDPQLVHSLRNAVEHVVQHFKEDPAAFDTANRELQTNLQHLARKAEVTERRHVEAARGKEKLELAKRRANDVIEASVKDQRLPKFVRALLNQAWSDVLTLTSLRHGEESEEWHRQVEATQQIVAATGKGGTQTDGKLAEQIEGSLVQVGYHADEAAAIARRLTTGIGEEEDDPASRTELAMKLKARARLGEDTDAPKPKLPPRTKDEQAAYDHLRTLPFGTWFEFVSNQQGDRVRRRLSWFSPVTDNALFVNQRGQRVGEQSLDSLARMMSMGQAHVVTADKGRMVDRAWQAALGALRSFAGSGQAPQEGTA, from the coding sequence ATGCCCGTTTCATTCGACCTGCCCGGCGCCCACGCACCCCCCACCCTCGCCTCGGCCAATCTTCCGCGCCGGGTGCGTCGCGTGCTGGAGCACCTCCTCAGCCTCGTGTCCGACGAGATGGCACGCCATCTGTCGTCGATGCTCAACGAGATGGAACAGCAACTGTTCCGCCTCGCCGACCATGCGCGCAACCCGGGCATGCAGGCCGCGCACATGGAAACGCTGCGCACGCTGCGCCTGAATCGCGCGGACCTCGTGCCCCGTTACCTGATGGGCCTGGAAGCCGCGCTCGCCGGCATCCGCGATCCGCGCACGGCCAGCCGCCTCGGCGTCACCGGCGCGCAGGGCCCGTCGTTCCGCAACCTGGCGCTGGTCGACGACGAATCGATGGACGAGGACTCGGTGCTGCGCGATGTCGCGCTGCGGCACGAATCCCGCGCCAGCCTGCCCCTCCACCTGCTCGGCCAGCGCTTCGGCGTGCTGGCGGGCCAGCCGGCGTTCGACGCCGAGCGCCTGCCGGTGGGTCCGCAGATGCTCGGCCGCATCCTGCGCGAGGCCGCCGGTTCGCTGCAGATCGGCATGGAGGCGCGGCTGCTGCTGTATCGCACCTACGATCGCGTGGTGATGCAGCACTTCTCGCAGATCGCCGAGACGATGAACGCCCTGCTCGAGCGCGACGGCATCCTGCCCAGCCTGGCGTACGTGCCGATCCGGGTGCGGCCGGTGCTGCAGAACCCCGATCCTTCGCGCGCCAAGCCGCGCGACGAGCGCGGTCGCCCGCGCGGTGAAGCGCCCGCCAACATCGGGCTCGGCATGGGCGATGGCGGCAGCGGTGGCGGTCATTCGCACGGCGGCGGCCAAGGCGGAAGTGGTGGCGCGAGTGCTGGTGGCAGCGGAAGTGGTGGCGGTGGTGGTGGGTCCGGTGGCGGTGCCGTCGCGGGTGGCCGGCGTTCCGGCGATGCCGCGGACGGTGGCGATGGCGGCGACGGTCACGCGGGCGGTGGTGGCGGTGGATCCGCAGGCACGCGCCGCGGCGGCCACGCCTCGCAACGCGACGGCGGCCCGCGTCCGCACACGGCGTGGCTCGGCGAGACCGACGCCAACGACGAGCCCTACGACGAACAGGCCGCCTTCGCGCTGCTGCAGCAATTGCTGTCAGGCCGCCGCGACCTGATCGGCAAGCTGCGTCCGGCCCAGCCCGAACGCGTGCGCCAGGAACTCGATACCAAGGATCTGCTCGGCGCGCTCGACGGCATGCCGATCACCGCGGCCTCGCCCACGGGCAGCCCGCGCAGCCTGCTCGACATCAAGCAGACGCTGCTGGCGCAGTCGCGCCAGCTGCACGGCAAGGGCGCGCAGTTCGCGCGCGAAGACAACGACGCCTTCGAACTGCTCGGCATGCTGTATTCGCAGATCGAACGCGAAGTGCGGCGCGACACGCCCGCGGTCGGCCTGCTGGGCCGCCTGCAGGTACCGCTGCTGCGCGTGGCGCTGCAGGATCGCGCGTTCTTCGTGCGCCAGCAGCATCCGGCGCGCCAGTTGCTCAACGCGGTCGCCGAATCCGGCGCCAACTGGCTGAGCGACGAGGAAGTCGATCCGCAACTGGTGCATTCGCTGCGCAACGCGGTCGAACACGTCGTCCAGCATTTCAAGGAAGACCCGGCGGCGTTCGACACCGCCAACCGCGAACTGCAGACCAACCTGCAGCACCTGGCGCGCAAGGCCGAAGTCACCGAGCGCCGGCACGTGGAAGCCGCGCGCGGCAAGGAAAAGCTCGAACTCGCCAAGCGCCGCGCCAACGATGTCATCGAGGCGTCGGTCAAGGACCAGCGCCTGCCGAAGTTCGTGCGCGCGCTGCTCAACCAGGCCTGGTCCGACGTCCTCACGCTGACCTCGCTGCGCCATGGCGAAGAGTCGGAGGAGTGGCATCGCCAGGTCGAGGCGACGCAGCAGATCGTCGCGGCCACCGGCAAGGGCGGCACGCAGACCGACGGCAAGCTCGCCGAACAGATCGAAGGGTCGCTGGTGCAGGTCGGCTACCACGCCGACGAAGCCGCCGCGATCGCGCGCCGCCTGACCACGGGCATCGGCGAGGAAGAAGACGATCCGGCCTCGCGCACCGAACTGGCGATGAAGCTCAAGGCGCGTGCGCGCCTGGGCGAAGACACCGATGCACCGAAGCCCAAGCTCCCGCCGCGCACGAAGGACGAGCAGGCGGCCTACGACCACCTGCGCACGCTGCCCTTCGGCACGTGGTTCGAATTCGTCAGCAACCAGCAGGGCGATCGCGTGCGGCGGCGCCTGTCGTGGTTCAGCCCGGTCACCGACAACGCGTTGTTCGTCAACCAGCGCGGCCAGCGCGTGGGCGAACAGTCGCTCGACAGCCTCGCGCGCATGATGTCGATGGGCCAGGCGCACGTGGTCACCGCGGACAAGGGCCGCATGGTCGACCGCGCATGGCAGGCCGCGCTCGGCGCGCTGCGCAGCTTCGCCGGCAGTGGCCAGGCACCCCAGGAGGGCACCGCGTGA